From a region of the Odontesthes bonariensis isolate fOdoBon6 chromosome 4, fOdoBon6.hap1, whole genome shotgun sequence genome:
- the ldb1b gene encoding LIM domain-binding protein 1b isoform X1: MAMSEQLESEGGCSSKSFKLYSPKEPPNGSTFPPFHPGTMLDRDVGPTPMYPPTYLEPGIGRHTPYGNQTDYRIFELNKRLQNWTEDCDNLWWDAFTTEFFEDDAMLTITFCLEDGPKRYTIGRTLIPRYFRSIFEGGATELYYVLKHPKESFHNNFVSLDCDQCTMVTQNGKPMFTQVCVEGRLYLEFMFDDMMRIKTWHFSIRQHRELIPRSILAMHAQDPQMLDQLSKNITRCGLSNSTLNYLRLCVILEPMQELMSRHKTYSLSPRDCLKTCLFQKWQRMVAPPAEPSRQAPNKRRKRKMSGGSTISGGGGANNNNNNKKKSPGSGFPLTSQVPDVMVVGEPTLMGGEFGDEDERLITRLENTQFDAANGIDDEDSFNNSPALGSNSPWNNKAPSSQESKSDNPTSQASQ, translated from the exons ATGGCTATGTCAGAGCAGCTTGAATCTGAGGGAG GCTGTTCCTCCAAGTCGTTCAAGCTGTACTCCCCCAAGGAGCCCCCCAACGGTAGCACTTTTCCCCCTTTCCACCCCGGCACCATGCTGGACAGAGACGTGGG TCCCACTCCAATGTACCCGCCCACATACCTGGAGCCAGGAATTGG GAGGCACACGCCGTATGGCAACCAGACAGACTACAGAATATTTGAGCTCAACAAACGACTACAGAACTGGACAGAG GACTGTGACAACCTATGGTGGGATGCGTTCACTACAGAGTTCTTTGAGGACGATGCTATGCTGACCATTACTTTTTGTCTGGAAGATGGACCCAAACGCTACA CAATTGGCCGGACGTTAATTCCGAGATACTTCCGGAGTATATTTGAGGGCGGTGCCACTGAGCTCTACTATGTGCTGAAACATCCTAAGGAGTCATTCCACAATAACTTTGTCTCCCTCGACTGTGATCAGTGCACCATGGTCACCCAGAATGGAAAGCCCATGTTCACACAG gtgtgtgtagaAGGACGTTTGTACCTGGAGTTCATGTTTGACGACATGATGAGGATAAAGACGTGGCACTTCAGCATCAGACAACACCGTGAACTCATCCCCCGCAGTATACTGGCCATGCAT GCCCAAGACCCACAGATGCTGGACCAGCTTTCCAAAAACATAACAAGATGTGGCCTGTCAAACTCCACCCTCAACTACCTCCGG CTGTGTGTGATTCTGGAGCCCATGCAGGAGCTGATGTCCAGACACAAGACATACAGCCTCAGCCCTAGAGACTGCCTCAAGACCTGCCTCTTCCAGAAATGGCAGAGGATGGTGGCACCACCTG CTGAGCCATCAAGACAAGCTCCTAACAAAAGGCGGAAGCGTAAGATGTCAGGTGGCAGCACCATcagcggaggaggaggagctaataacaacaacaacaataaaaagaagAGCCCTGGTAGCGGCTTCCCCCTGACCAGCCAAGTTCCG GATGTGATGGTGGTGGGAGAGCCCACTCTGATGGGCGGCGAGTTCGGCGACGAGGACGAGCGTCTGATCACGCGGCTGGAGAACACGCAGTTCGATGCGGCTAACGGCATTGACGACGAGGACAGCTTCAACAACTCTCCGGCTCTGGGCTCCAACTCGCCCTGGAACAACAAGGCCCCCTCCAGCCAGGAGAGCAAGAGCGACAACCCCACCTCACAGGCATCACAGTAG
- the ldb1b gene encoding LIM domain-binding protein 1b isoform X3, giving the protein MLDRDVGPTPMYPPTYLEPGIGRHTPYGNQTDYRIFELNKRLQNWTEDCDNLWWDAFTTEFFEDDAMLTITFCLEDGPKRYTIGRTLIPRYFRSIFEGGATELYYVLKHPKESFHNNFVSLDCDQCTMVTQNGKPMFTQVCVEGRLYLEFMFDDMMRIKTWHFSIRQHRELIPRSILAMHAQDPQMLDQLSKNITRCGLSNSTLNYLRLCVILEPMQELMSRHKTYSLSPRDCLKTCLFQKWQRMVAPPAEPSRQAPNKRRKRKMSGGSTISGGGGANNNNNNKKKSPGSGFPLTSQVPDVMVVGEPTLMGGEFGDEDERLITRLENTQFDAANGIDDEDSFNNSPALGSNSPWNNKAPSSQESKSDNPTSQASQ; this is encoded by the exons ATGCTGGACAGAGACGTGGG TCCCACTCCAATGTACCCGCCCACATACCTGGAGCCAGGAATTGG GAGGCACACGCCGTATGGCAACCAGACAGACTACAGAATATTTGAGCTCAACAAACGACTACAGAACTGGACAGAG GACTGTGACAACCTATGGTGGGATGCGTTCACTACAGAGTTCTTTGAGGACGATGCTATGCTGACCATTACTTTTTGTCTGGAAGATGGACCCAAACGCTACA CAATTGGCCGGACGTTAATTCCGAGATACTTCCGGAGTATATTTGAGGGCGGTGCCACTGAGCTCTACTATGTGCTGAAACATCCTAAGGAGTCATTCCACAATAACTTTGTCTCCCTCGACTGTGATCAGTGCACCATGGTCACCCAGAATGGAAAGCCCATGTTCACACAG gtgtgtgtagaAGGACGTTTGTACCTGGAGTTCATGTTTGACGACATGATGAGGATAAAGACGTGGCACTTCAGCATCAGACAACACCGTGAACTCATCCCCCGCAGTATACTGGCCATGCAT GCCCAAGACCCACAGATGCTGGACCAGCTTTCCAAAAACATAACAAGATGTGGCCTGTCAAACTCCACCCTCAACTACCTCCGG CTGTGTGTGATTCTGGAGCCCATGCAGGAGCTGATGTCCAGACACAAGACATACAGCCTCAGCCCTAGAGACTGCCTCAAGACCTGCCTCTTCCAGAAATGGCAGAGGATGGTGGCACCACCTG CTGAGCCATCAAGACAAGCTCCTAACAAAAGGCGGAAGCGTAAGATGTCAGGTGGCAGCACCATcagcggaggaggaggagctaataacaacaacaacaataaaaagaagAGCCCTGGTAGCGGCTTCCCCCTGACCAGCCAAGTTCCG GATGTGATGGTGGTGGGAGAGCCCACTCTGATGGGCGGCGAGTTCGGCGACGAGGACGAGCGTCTGATCACGCGGCTGGAGAACACGCAGTTCGATGCGGCTAACGGCATTGACGACGAGGACAGCTTCAACAACTCTCCGGCTCTGGGCTCCAACTCGCCCTGGAACAACAAGGCCCCCTCCAGCCAGGAGAGCAAGAGCGACAACCCCACCTCACAGGCATCACAGTAG
- the ldb1b gene encoding LIM domain-binding protein 1b isoform X2 — protein sequence MSVGGCACPGCSSKSFKLYSPKEPPNGSTFPPFHPGTMLDRDVGPTPMYPPTYLEPGIGRHTPYGNQTDYRIFELNKRLQNWTEDCDNLWWDAFTTEFFEDDAMLTITFCLEDGPKRYTIGRTLIPRYFRSIFEGGATELYYVLKHPKESFHNNFVSLDCDQCTMVTQNGKPMFTQVCVEGRLYLEFMFDDMMRIKTWHFSIRQHRELIPRSILAMHAQDPQMLDQLSKNITRCGLSNSTLNYLRLCVILEPMQELMSRHKTYSLSPRDCLKTCLFQKWQRMVAPPAEPSRQAPNKRRKRKMSGGSTISGGGGANNNNNNKKKSPGSGFPLTSQVPDVMVVGEPTLMGGEFGDEDERLITRLENTQFDAANGIDDEDSFNNSPALGSNSPWNNKAPSSQESKSDNPTSQASQ from the exons GCTGTTCCTCCAAGTCGTTCAAGCTGTACTCCCCCAAGGAGCCCCCCAACGGTAGCACTTTTCCCCCTTTCCACCCCGGCACCATGCTGGACAGAGACGTGGG TCCCACTCCAATGTACCCGCCCACATACCTGGAGCCAGGAATTGG GAGGCACACGCCGTATGGCAACCAGACAGACTACAGAATATTTGAGCTCAACAAACGACTACAGAACTGGACAGAG GACTGTGACAACCTATGGTGGGATGCGTTCACTACAGAGTTCTTTGAGGACGATGCTATGCTGACCATTACTTTTTGTCTGGAAGATGGACCCAAACGCTACA CAATTGGCCGGACGTTAATTCCGAGATACTTCCGGAGTATATTTGAGGGCGGTGCCACTGAGCTCTACTATGTGCTGAAACATCCTAAGGAGTCATTCCACAATAACTTTGTCTCCCTCGACTGTGATCAGTGCACCATGGTCACCCAGAATGGAAAGCCCATGTTCACACAG gtgtgtgtagaAGGACGTTTGTACCTGGAGTTCATGTTTGACGACATGATGAGGATAAAGACGTGGCACTTCAGCATCAGACAACACCGTGAACTCATCCCCCGCAGTATACTGGCCATGCAT GCCCAAGACCCACAGATGCTGGACCAGCTTTCCAAAAACATAACAAGATGTGGCCTGTCAAACTCCACCCTCAACTACCTCCGG CTGTGTGTGATTCTGGAGCCCATGCAGGAGCTGATGTCCAGACACAAGACATACAGCCTCAGCCCTAGAGACTGCCTCAAGACCTGCCTCTTCCAGAAATGGCAGAGGATGGTGGCACCACCTG CTGAGCCATCAAGACAAGCTCCTAACAAAAGGCGGAAGCGTAAGATGTCAGGTGGCAGCACCATcagcggaggaggaggagctaataacaacaacaacaataaaaagaagAGCCCTGGTAGCGGCTTCCCCCTGACCAGCCAAGTTCCG GATGTGATGGTGGTGGGAGAGCCCACTCTGATGGGCGGCGAGTTCGGCGACGAGGACGAGCGTCTGATCACGCGGCTGGAGAACACGCAGTTCGATGCGGCTAACGGCATTGACGACGAGGACAGCTTCAACAACTCTCCGGCTCTGGGCTCCAACTCGCCCTGGAACAACAAGGCCCCCTCCAGCCAGGAGAGCAAGAGCGACAACCCCACCTCACAGGCATCACAGTAG